A region of Saccharococcus thermophilus DNA encodes the following proteins:
- a CDS encoding DUF6141 family protein, whose translation MREVQRPPWYANALILIVAAVMWYGFIQQIIFGIPFGAKPASDTGMWGLFLLFGICFPLFFLSLKLVTKTEKEGLVIRFFPFCSRVIPYQQIKSVQVQPYHPMSYGG comes from the coding sequence ATGCGTGAGGTGCAGCGTCCGCCTTGGTATGCGAACGCGCTTATCCTTATCGTCGCCGCTGTTATGTGGTACGGATTTATCCAGCAAATCATATTTGGGATCCCATTTGGCGCGAAGCCGGCAAGCGATACAGGAATGTGGGGCTTGTTTTTATTGTTCGGCATTTGTTTTCCGCTCTTCTTTTTGTCGCTGAAACTAGTCACAAAAACGGAAAAAGAAGGACTCGTCATTCGTTTTTTCCCATTCTGCTCCCGCGTTATTCCGTATCAACAAATCAAAAGCGTTCAAGTCCAGCCTTATCATCCTATGTCCTACGGCGGCTGA
- a CDS encoding VOC family protein — translation MNDIIHPQTTIGHVHLIVSNLERSLRFYTEIIGFRLLKQNPYEAVLTADGVTPLVVIEEKADAVPKPPRTTGLYHFAILVPDRKSLAQSLLHLLESGYPLQGASDHLFSEAVYLADPDGNGIEIYADRPMEKWEKTANGEYKAVTEPLDVNNLLAQAGTEAWSGLPMHTRIGHIHLHVAHIEEAYAFYVQGLGFEPTTRMGTHALFVSAGGYHHHIGLNTWAGVGAPKPPANAVGLRVFSIVLPNEAEREKAVERLQHIGASVRRSENSILTSDPFGNEIELIIQYI, via the coding sequence ATGAACGATATCATTCATCCTCAAACAACGATCGGACATGTTCATCTTATCGTATCCAATTTGGAACGTTCGCTTCGTTTCTATACAGAAATCATCGGCTTTCGCCTATTAAAGCAAAATCCATACGAAGCGGTATTAACCGCGGATGGAGTTACTCCGTTAGTGGTAATCGAGGAAAAAGCGGATGCGGTGCCGAAGCCGCCGCGGACAACGGGACTTTATCATTTTGCGATTTTAGTTCCTGACAGAAAGAGCCTCGCGCAGTCGCTGCTTCATTTATTGGAGAGCGGTTATCCGCTGCAAGGAGCATCCGATCATTTGTTCAGCGAAGCAGTCTATCTCGCTGACCCGGACGGAAACGGCATCGAAATATACGCCGACCGCCCGATGGAAAAGTGGGAGAAGACGGCAAATGGAGAATATAAAGCGGTAACGGAGCCGTTAGATGTGAACAATTTGCTGGCGCAAGCGGGAACGGAAGCGTGGTCGGGGCTTCCAATGCATACGCGGATTGGCCATATTCATCTCCACGTCGCCCACATCGAAGAAGCTTATGCTTTTTATGTGCAAGGATTAGGCTTTGAACCGACGACACGTATGGGAACGCACGCGTTATTCGTTTCCGCGGGCGGCTATCACCACCATATCGGTCTGAACACATGGGCTGGAGTCGGGGCGCCAAAACCGCCAGCGAACGCCGTTGGATTGCGCGTATTTTCGATTGTGCTGCCAAATGAAGCGGAACGAGAGAAAGCGGTGGAACGGCTCCAACATATCGGCGCATCGGTGCGCCGAAGCGAAAATAGCATATTGACAAGCGATCCGTTTGGCAACGAAATCGAGCTGATCATTCAGTATATATAA
- a CDS encoding NAD(P)-dependent oxidoreductase, which produces MKIALFGATGMIGQRILAEALSRGHEVTAIVRDPARLNKEHDRLHVVVGDIFDENSVAQAVHGHDVVISAFGPKAGEEKTLIEATHSLISGVKKSGVNRLIAVGGAGSLEVAPGVQLVDTPDFPDFIKPIALAHRDVLNIYLQEKELNWTNVSPAAMIAPGERTGTYRTDTDRLVVDANGESRISAEDFAVAILDEAENPRFSRMRFTVGY; this is translated from the coding sequence ATGAAAATTGCATTGTTTGGCGCCACTGGAATGATCGGTCAGCGCATTTTAGCGGAAGCTTTATCAAGAGGACATGAAGTGACCGCGATTGTCCGCGATCCGGCTCGTTTGAATAAAGAACATGACCGGTTGCATGTCGTTGTCGGCGATATTTTTGACGAAAATAGCGTTGCTCAAGCTGTTCACGGTCATGATGTCGTCATTAGTGCGTTCGGTCCAAAAGCAGGAGAGGAGAAGACATTAATAGAAGCGACTCATTCGTTAATCAGTGGTGTAAAAAAATCAGGAGTGAATCGTCTTATTGCCGTCGGCGGAGCTGGTAGCTTGGAAGTTGCTCCTGGAGTTCAGCTTGTGGACACACCAGATTTCCCTGATTTTATCAAGCCAATTGCGCTTGCCCATCGTGACGTGCTAAACATTTATCTTCAAGAAAAAGAATTGAATTGGACAAACGTAAGCCCAGCAGCGATGATTGCACCAGGAGAGCGGACGGGAACGTATCGGACGGATACCGATCGGCTTGTTGTCGATGCAAACGGCGAAAGCCGGATTTCTGCGGAAGACTTTGCGGTAGCAATCCTCGATGAAGCCGAAAACCCGCGCTTCAGCCGGATGCGGTTTACCGTTGGCTATTAA
- a CDS encoding Rrf2 family transcriptional regulator: MKISSRFTVAVHILSLLALEKNAHCTSEWIAGSVNTNPVVVRRVIGQLKKAGFVQVRPGTGGAFLTKDTQEITLLDIYRAVEVVEEGELFQIHEHPNPQCPVGANIQAVLEVILHRAQAAMENVLQEIRLHDIVTTLAQKIAANRP; this comes from the coding sequence ATGAAAATAAGCAGCCGTTTTACTGTTGCAGTTCATATTTTATCCTTGCTGGCATTAGAAAAAAACGCGCATTGCACATCAGAATGGATTGCCGGAAGCGTCAATACGAATCCGGTCGTTGTTCGGCGCGTGATTGGGCAGCTAAAAAAAGCAGGATTCGTTCAAGTCCGTCCGGGGACAGGAGGAGCGTTTCTTACGAAGGATACGCAAGAGATTACTTTGCTTGACATCTATCGGGCAGTCGAAGTAGTAGAAGAGGGAGAGCTGTTTCAAATTCATGAACATCCCAACCCGCAATGTCCGGTAGGGGCCAATATTCAAGCCGTTCTTGAAGTCATCCTCCATCGGGCGCAAGCGGCAATGGAAAACGTTTTGCAAGAAATCCGCCTGCATGATATTGTGACGACATTAGCGCAAAAAATCGCAGCGAATCGTCCATAA
- a CDS encoding VOC family protein produces the protein MIKRIATVAIYVEDQQKAKEFWTEKVGFEVVAEHPMGPNAFWLEVAPKGAQTALVIYPKSMMKDWNERKPSIVFECDDVLGTYETMKAKGVEFLGEPQKMQWGTFVQFKDTDGNEFLIKD, from the coding sequence ATGATTAAACGCATTGCAACTGTTGCTATTTATGTAGAAGACCAGCAAAAAGCAAAAGAGTTTTGGACAGAAAAAGTAGGGTTTGAAGTGGTCGCTGAACATCCAATGGGGCCGAATGCCTTCTGGTTGGAAGTAGCTCCAAAAGGGGCACAAACAGCATTAGTCATTTATCCAAAATCGATGATGAAAGACTGGAATGAAAGAAAGCCGTCTATTGTGTTTGAGTGCGATGATGTGCTAGGTACATATGAAACGATGAAAGCTAAAGGTGTGGAATTTTTAGGAGAACCGCAAAAAATGCAATGGGGCACATTTGTACAATTTAAGGATACAGATGGAAATGAATTCCTTATAAAAGACTAA
- the cdr gene encoding CoA-disulfide reductase: MRKIVIVGGVAGGATAAARLRRLSEKYQIIMFERGEYISFANCGLPYYIGEVITDRNKLLVQTVEGMAKRFRIDVRNLSEVTAIHRDRKTVTVKNIRTGEEYEETYDTLILSPGAKPMIPPIPGIHETNALFTLRNLSDTDKIKAYIDHEKPKSAVVIGGGFIGVEMAENLIKRGVNVTLVEMANQVLAPIDYEMAAIVHAHMQENGVNLILEDGVKAFEDNGRRIILNSGRTLETDMIILAIGVQPESQLAKNAGLELGVRGTIKVNEYLQTSDPNIYAIGDAIEVKNYIHGFETFVPLAWPANRQGRLVADHIHGLDVKYNGTLGTAIVKIFELTVATTGNNEKTLKQLGIPYEVVHVHPMSHASYYPNASQMTLKLIFDKETGKIYGAQAVGKEGVDKRIDVIATAIKGSLTVRDLPDLELAYAPPFSSAKDPVNMAGYVASNILDGMVETVQWHEIDEIIANGGTLIDVRTPKEVARGTIHGAINIPLDELRERLAELPKDKTIYVTCQVGLRGYLATRILRDNGFRAKNLDGGYKLYSSVFGTKH; encoded by the coding sequence ATGAGAAAAATTGTGATTGTCGGCGGGGTAGCAGGGGGAGCCACCGCAGCGGCCCGTTTACGTCGATTAAGCGAAAAATACCAAATTATTATGTTTGAGAGAGGCGAATACATTTCGTTTGCTAACTGCGGCTTGCCGTATTATATCGGCGAAGTCATTACGGATAGAAACAAACTATTAGTCCAAACGGTTGAAGGAATGGCGAAGCGTTTTCGTATTGATGTTCGCAATTTAAGCGAAGTCACAGCGATTCATCGTGACCGTAAAACTGTTACAGTCAAAAATATACGCACTGGCGAGGAATACGAAGAAACATACGATACATTAATTTTGTCACCTGGCGCAAAGCCGATGATACCGCCAATTCCTGGAATTCATGAAACCAACGCGTTATTTACGCTTCGCAATCTATCTGATACAGATAAAATAAAAGCGTATATCGATCACGAAAAACCAAAAAGCGCCGTAGTCATTGGCGGAGGGTTTATCGGTGTCGAGATGGCAGAAAACTTAATCAAACGCGGAGTGAACGTAACGCTTGTGGAAATGGCGAATCAAGTGCTGGCACCGATTGACTATGAGATGGCAGCGATCGTTCATGCGCATATGCAAGAAAATGGCGTAAATTTGATTTTGGAAGATGGCGTGAAAGCTTTCGAAGACAACGGCCGACGCATTATTCTAAATAGCGGCCGCACGCTTGAAACCGATATGATTATTTTGGCCATCGGGGTGCAGCCAGAAAGTCAATTAGCGAAAAACGCCGGACTGGAGCTTGGGGTGCGCGGCACCATCAAAGTCAATGAATATTTGCAAACATCGGATCCGAACATTTACGCCATCGGCGATGCTATCGAAGTAAAAAACTACATCCACGGTTTTGAGACGTTCGTCCCTCTTGCATGGCCAGCTAATCGTCAAGGTCGCCTAGTAGCCGACCATATTCATGGACTCGATGTGAAATACAACGGCACATTAGGAACCGCCATCGTAAAAATTTTCGAATTAACCGTTGCAACAACAGGAAATAATGAAAAAACCTTAAAACAGCTTGGCATTCCATATGAAGTTGTCCATGTTCATCCAATGAGCCATGCAAGTTATTATCCAAATGCATCCCAAATGACATTGAAACTGATTTTTGACAAAGAAACAGGCAAAATTTATGGTGCACAAGCTGTTGGGAAAGAAGGTGTCGACAAACGTATTGATGTCATCGCAACCGCTATTAAAGGCAGCTTAACAGTTCGTGATTTACCTGATTTAGAACTTGCCTACGCACCGCCGTTTTCTTCCGCAAAAGATCCGGTGAATATGGCAGGTTACGTCGCTTCGAACATCCTCGATGGAATGGTGGAAACTGTACAATGGCATGAAATTGATGAAATCATTGCAAACGGGGGCACGCTCATTGACGTTCGTACACCAAAAGAAGTCGCACGTGGAACGATTCATGGTGCTATAAATATTCCGCTTGATGAACTGCGCGAACGTTTAGCGGAACTTCCGAAAGACAAAACCATTTACGTAACATGTCAAGTCGGCTTACGTGGATATTTAGCGACACGAATTTTGCGCGACAACGGTTTCCGCGCGAAAAATTTAGATGGCGGCTATAAATTGTATTCTTCCGTATTTGGTACAAAACACTAA
- the ybaK gene encoding Cys-tRNA(Pro) deacylase: MAKEKTNAMRILDKKMIPYNVITYNSQDGKIDGISVVQKIGKDPQLVYKTLVTQGNSGNIYVFVIPVESELDLKKAAKITGEKNVALVPPKDIQKLTGYIRGGCSPIGMIKHYPTFIDSSASQFEHIIVSGGKIGVLIELSVEALQSVTEATFHEVVK; the protein is encoded by the coding sequence ATGGCGAAAGAAAAAACCAACGCAATGCGTATTCTTGATAAGAAGATGATTCCTTACAACGTTATTACTTACAACAGTCAGGACGGAAAAATCGATGGCATATCTGTTGTCCAAAAAATTGGGAAAGACCCGCAATTGGTATATAAAACATTAGTCACACAGGGGAATAGCGGAAACATTTATGTGTTTGTCATCCCTGTAGAATCGGAGCTGGATTTGAAAAAAGCCGCGAAAATAACAGGAGAGAAGAATGTCGCGCTGGTGCCACCGAAAGATATACAAAAGTTAACGGGTTATATTCGCGGAGGGTGTTCGCCGATAGGGATGATAAAACATTATCCGACCTTTATCGATTCCAGTGCTTCTCAATTTGAGCATATCATCGTTAGCGGCGGCAAAATCGGCGTACTAATTGAACTTAGCGTAGAAGCTTTACAAAGCGTAACAGAAGCTACGTTTCATGAAGTGGTAAAATAA
- a CDS encoding LLM class oxidoreductase — translation MNRFENHKGYSRMFKEDHLTLGLFFPIESYEGSIPKMDIEKQMKLAKRAEELNFAALFVRDVPLHDPYFGDVGQIYDPWVYLGYIAAHTEKIALGTASIILTLRHPLHVAKAAASVDRLSGERLILGVATGDRPIEFPAFSVDPEQRSALFQEAVMVMKKAWKESFPVIESPRVHMSNGDLLPKPRLSDIPMLVTGHSSQSVEWIAENSDGWMYYPRNLRFQAELIKNWRSHTDQFKPFTQSLYVDLTEDPNHPPIPIHLGFRVGRNILIEFLESLKSIGVNHVIINLKYGHRPVEEVIEELGEEVVPHFPALTEK, via the coding sequence ATGAACCGATTTGAAAACCATAAAGGATATTCACGCATGTTTAAGGAAGATCATCTCACTCTCGGGCTGTTCTTTCCTATAGAATCATACGAGGGCAGCATTCCAAAGATGGATATTGAAAAACAAATGAAACTGGCAAAAAGGGCAGAAGAGCTCAATTTTGCCGCATTGTTTGTCAGGGATGTTCCATTACATGATCCTTATTTTGGGGATGTAGGCCAAATTTATGATCCTTGGGTCTATCTAGGATATATAGCTGCCCATACGGAAAAGATTGCTTTGGGTACTGCAAGTATTATTCTCACCTTGCGCCATCCTTTGCATGTTGCCAAAGCAGCTGCTTCCGTCGATAGACTATCCGGCGAACGCTTGATTCTCGGGGTGGCGACCGGGGATCGCCCTATCGAATTTCCAGCTTTCTCCGTTGATCCTGAACAGCGTAGTGCTTTGTTTCAAGAAGCTGTAATGGTAATGAAGAAAGCGTGGAAGGAGAGCTTCCCGGTGATCGAATCGCCGAGAGTCCATATGTCGAACGGGGACCTTTTGCCGAAACCGCGTTTGTCGGACATTCCGATGCTGGTAACTGGCCACAGCTCTCAGTCCGTGGAATGGATTGCTGAAAACAGCGATGGTTGGATGTATTATCCTCGAAACTTGAGATTCCAAGCGGAACTAATTAAAAATTGGCGCTCTCATACCGATCAGTTTAAACCGTTCACTCAATCCTTATATGTAGATTTGACGGAGGACCCAAATCATCCGCCAATCCCTATTCATTTAGGGTTCCGAGTCGGACGCAATATACTCATTGAATTCCTTGAAAGTCTTAAAAGTATTGGCGTCAATCACGTGATTATCAACTTAAAATATGGCCATCGTCCTGTTGAAGAAGTGATTGAAGAATTAGGAGAAGAAGTTGTTCCACACTTTCCGGCGTTAACTGAGAAGTGA
- a CDS encoding ArsR/SmtB family transcription factor: MELLEVFKALSNETRLQIVQWLKNPELHFPKPQHGDIHEDGVCVSDIHKKVGLSQSTVSLYLSMLQNAGLIKAKRVGQWTYYKRDEENIKKLIELLSRDL; the protein is encoded by the coding sequence ATGGAACTGTTAGAAGTATTTAAAGCCTTATCCAATGAAACAAGGCTGCAGATCGTACAGTGGTTAAAAAATCCTGAACTCCACTTTCCAAAACCACAACACGGGGATATACACGAAGATGGAGTTTGCGTGAGCGACATCCATAAAAAAGTGGGATTGTCACAATCTACCGTGTCCCTTTACCTGTCTATGCTGCAAAACGCCGGATTGATAAAAGCAAAACGAGTTGGGCAATGGACTTATTATAAAAGGGATGAGGAGAACATCAAAAAATTGATCGAATTGTTATCTAGAGATTTATAG
- a CDS encoding C40 family peptidase, translated as MADRIILTGKKYLGTPYVFNAPSYRTDMFDCSSFTQYVFGVNGIPLPRNSRQQFLVGTPVPLHRIQKGDLLFFTTEKRKKRNGVAKIGHVGIYMGNNQMLHTYRQGKKVTITELNSYWGKKIIGAKRVL; from the coding sequence TTGGCAGATCGAATTATTTTGACAGGTAAGAAATATCTGGGGACTCCGTATGTATTTAATGCTCCATCCTATCGAACAGATATGTTTGATTGTAGTTCATTTACCCAGTACGTTTTTGGTGTGAACGGCATTCCTCTTCCTAGAAACTCCCGGCAACAATTCTTAGTAGGCACTCCTGTTCCCTTACATCGGATTCAAAAAGGTGACTTATTGTTTTTTACGACAGAAAAAAGAAAGAAAAGAAACGGGGTTGCTAAAATCGGACATGTTGGGATCTATATGGGAAACAATCAAATGCTTCATACGTACCGCCAAGGAAAAAAAGTAACCATCACAGAATTGAACTCATATTGGGGGAAAAAGATTATTGGTGCCAAGAGAGTGTTGTAA
- a CDS encoding zinc-dependent alcohol dehydrogenase family protein produces the protein MKALTYLGPGKKEVMEKPKPKIEKETDAIVKVTKTTICGTDLHILKGDVPTVEEGRILGHEGVGIIEEVGSAVKNFKKGDRVLISCITSCGKCENCKKGLYAHCEDGGWILGHLIDGTQAEYVRIPYADNSLYPIPEGVDEEALVMLSDILPTGFEIGVLNGKVQPGQTVAIIGAGPVGMAALLTAQFYSPAEIIMVDLDDNRLEVAKKFGATQVVNSGDGKAVEKIMELTDGKGVDVAIEAVGIRPTFDICQEIIKAGGHIANVGVHGKSVEFHIERLWIRNITLTTGLVNTTSTPMLLKTVQSKKLKPEQLITHRFAFSDIMKAYEVFGNAAKERALKVIISND, from the coding sequence TTGAAAGCGCTTACCTATCTGGGACCAGGAAAAAAAGAAGTAATGGAAAAGCCAAAACCGAAAATTGAAAAAGAGACGGATGCGATCGTTAAGGTTACAAAAACAACGATTTGCGGAACGGATTTGCATATTCTTAAAGGAGATGTTCCAACTGTAGAAGAAGGCCGGATTTTAGGCCATGAAGGTGTAGGAATTATCGAAGAAGTTGGTTCAGCAGTAAAAAATTTTAAAAAAGGCGATAGAGTGTTGATTTCTTGTATCACTTCCTGCGGAAAATGCGAAAATTGTAAAAAAGGGTTGTATGCCCATTGTGAAGATGGAGGCTGGATCTTAGGACACTTAATTGATGGAACCCAAGCAGAGTATGTAAGAATTCCGTACGCGGACAATAGCCTTTATCCAATCCCGGAAGGTGTAGATGAAGAGGCTCTCGTCATGCTTAGCGACATTCTTCCGACAGGATTTGAAATTGGTGTATTAAACGGTAAAGTTCAGCCTGGACAAACAGTCGCCATTATAGGAGCCGGTCCCGTAGGTATGGCAGCGCTATTAACCGCTCAGTTTTATTCCCCTGCAGAGATCATTATGGTTGACTTAGACGATAACCGTCTAGAAGTTGCCAAAAAATTTGGTGCCACCCAAGTGGTGAATAGCGGTGACGGCAAGGCGGTTGAAAAAATTATGGAATTAACCGACGGAAAAGGTGTAGACGTCGCGATAGAAGCCGTCGGAATTCGACCAACATTTGATATTTGCCAAGAAATTATAAAAGCAGGCGGCCATATAGCCAATGTAGGTGTTCATGGAAAAAGTGTTGAGTTTCATATTGAAAGATTATGGATACGTAACATTACGTTAACAACCGGTCTTGTCAATACGACTTCTACACCGATGTTATTAAAAACGGTGCAGTCGAAAAAATTGAAACCGGAACAATTAATTACCCATCGCTTTGCCTTTTCAGACATTATGAAAGCCTATGAGGTATTTGGCAACGCGGCCAAAGAAAGGGCATTAAAAGTCATTATTTCCAACGACTAA
- a CDS encoding sulfite exporter TauE/SafE family protein: MDVNFMIVIFLIGFIGSFISGMVGIGGAVIKYPMLLYLPPLFGLAAFSAREVSGISAVEVLFATISGVWAYRKSGYLNKTLILYMGISILIGSFLGGFGSKMMSEGTINIVYGILAALAAVMMFVTKKGIDDIPSDQVTFNKWLAAALALVIGVGSGIVGAAGAFLLVPIMLVVLKIPTRMTIASSLAITFISSIGSACGKITTGQVELIPSIIMVIASLIASPLGAKMGQKMNTKILQVILAVLILATAVKIWVGIL; this comes from the coding sequence ATGGACGTTAATTTTATGATTGTCATTTTTCTTATCGGCTTTATTGGTTCGTTTATTTCTGGCATGGTTGGTATTGGTGGGGCCGTTATTAAATATCCGATGCTGCTTTATCTTCCGCCGCTATTTGGGCTTGCTGCGTTTAGCGCCCGTGAAGTGTCGGGAATTAGTGCAGTCGAAGTGTTATTTGCGACGATTAGCGGTGTTTGGGCATATCGAAAAAGCGGTTATTTAAATAAAACGTTAATTCTTTATATGGGGATTAGTATTTTAATCGGCAGTTTTCTTGGCGGGTTCGGTTCGAAAATGATGAGCGAAGGAACGATTAATATCGTGTATGGTATTCTCGCCGCGTTGGCTGCTGTTATGATGTTTGTTACGAAAAAAGGCATTGACGATATTCCAAGCGATCAAGTGACTTTTAACAAATGGCTGGCCGCTGCATTAGCGCTTGTCATTGGGGTTGGTTCAGGAATCGTCGGAGCAGCGGGAGCGTTTTTGCTAGTACCTATTATGCTTGTTGTGTTAAAGATTCCAACACGAATGACGATTGCCTCTTCGCTGGCGATTACGTTTATTTCGTCTATTGGTTCGGCGTGTGGAAAAATCACGACGGGGCAAGTGGAACTGATTCCTTCCATCATCATGGTTATTGCCAGCTTAATCGCCTCTCCTTTAGGAGCAAAAATGGGGCAAAAAATGAACACAAAAATATTGCAAGTTATTTTAGCGGTGTTAATTTTGGCGACGGCCGTAAAAATTTGGGTCGGTATTTTATAA
- a CDS encoding MBL fold metallo-hydrolase, whose amino-acid sequence MAVKEMTVQTLTEKVLNKEHLVIFDVRNESDFHDWKIEGENFEYINVPYFELIDGVDSVIDRLPKDKDVVVVCAKGGSAAFVAEQLVEAGFDNIYTLVGGMKAWSEHLHKVKVYEDDKMKVYQFIRVGKGCLSYMVISGNEALVVDPSRFIDVYEQVAQEEGAAITHIVDSHLHADHISGGKALAERTGATYYLMKSEGAVFDFEPLEKHDRIDFAQVQLEVLAVKTPGHTPGSVSFFVNNQLLFSGDTIFVGGLGRPDLGGKAAEWAADLYDTVYEKVAAIADDVIVLPAHYANLDEEMNKAGYIGDTLGNIRTRNDMMQHKQKQEFIDIVVQNANTETPPNFEDIVAINRGLKAVDMEQQQELEIGPNRCALHHTHNH is encoded by the coding sequence ATGGCAGTAAAAGAAATGACGGTGCAAACATTGACAGAAAAAGTATTAAATAAAGAACATCTCGTTATTTTCGACGTACGCAACGAAAGCGATTTTCATGATTGGAAAATTGAAGGGGAGAATTTTGAATATATTAATGTTCCATACTTTGAGTTGATTGATGGTGTAGATTCGGTGATCGACCGCCTTCCAAAAGACAAAGATGTTGTCGTCGTTTGCGCCAAGGGCGGTTCAGCGGCGTTTGTGGCAGAACAATTAGTAGAAGCAGGATTTGACAATATTTATACGCTCGTTGGCGGCATGAAAGCGTGGAGCGAACATCTCCACAAAGTAAAAGTATATGAAGATGACAAGATGAAAGTATATCAATTCATTCGTGTCGGAAAAGGGTGCCTCTCTTACATGGTGATTTCCGGAAACGAAGCGCTTGTCGTTGATCCATCGCGGTTTATTGATGTATATGAGCAAGTCGCACAAGAAGAAGGAGCAGCGATTACGCATATCGTCGATTCCCATTTACATGCAGATCATATTTCCGGCGGAAAAGCGTTGGCGGAACGTACAGGTGCGACATATTACTTGATGAAAAGCGAAGGAGCGGTGTTTGATTTCGAACCGCTGGAAAAACATGACCGCATTGATTTTGCGCAAGTACAATTAGAAGTATTGGCGGTGAAAACGCCAGGACATACGCCGGGAAGTGTTTCCTTCTTCGTAAACAATCAACTGCTTTTCTCTGGAGATACGATTTTTGTCGGCGGACTCGGACGCCCGGATTTAGGCGGAAAAGCGGCGGAATGGGCCGCGGATTTGTATGACACGGTATACGAAAAAGTGGCTGCGATTGCGGATGATGTCATCGTTCTGCCTGCCCATTACGCTAATTTGGATGAAGAAATGAACAAAGCGGGATATATCGGCGACACATTAGGCAATATTCGCACCCGCAACGACATGATGCAGCATAAGCAAAAACAAGAATTTATCGATATTGTTGTTCAAAACGCAAACACAGAGACACCGCCAAACTTTGAAGACATCGTAGCGATTAACCGCGGGCTGAAAGCGGTCGACATGGAACAACAGCAAGAACTCGAAATCGGTCCAAACCGTTGCGCGCTGCATCATACTCACAATCATTAA
- a CDS encoding sulfurtransferase TusA family protein, with protein sequence MIRVNMTIDAKGLSCPMPIVKTKKAINELQPGQVLEVQATDKGSKADIKAWAESTGHQYLGTIEEGNVLKHYIRKASDHETKDEATYPHVISNEQLAEKINDDSVVIVDVREPAEYAFGHIPGAVSIPLGELEDRINELPKDKTIYVVCRTGTRSDLAAQKLTEKGFANVWNVVPGMSKWEGPLDTAQS encoded by the coding sequence ATGATTCGAGTAAATATGACCATTGATGCAAAAGGATTATCTTGCCCAATGCCAATTGTAAAAACAAAAAAAGCGATCAATGAGTTACAACCGGGACAAGTGCTCGAAGTACAGGCAACCGATAAAGGTTCGAAAGCCGATATTAAAGCATGGGCGGAAAGTACCGGCCATCAATATTTGGGAACCATTGAAGAAGGAAACGTGCTAAAACATTATATTCGTAAAGCAAGTGACCATGAAACAAAAGACGAAGCAACATATCCTCATGTGATTTCCAACGAGCAGCTGGCGGAAAAAATAAATGATGACTCTGTGGTCATTGTAGATGTCCGCGAGCCAGCGGAGTATGCGTTCGGACATATACCAGGCGCTGTGTCAATTCCGCTTGGAGAATTAGAAGACCGCATCAATGAGCTGCCGAAGGATAAAACGATTTATGTGGTTTGCCGTACTGGAACGCGCAGCGATTTAGCGGCACAAAAATTAACCGAAAAAGGATTTGCTAATGTATGGAATGTCGTCCCAGGCATGTCGAAATGGGAAGGACCGCTCGATACAGCTCAATCCTGA
- a CDS encoding rhodanese-like domain-containing protein, producing MKQLTAKEVEKLLQEGKQLNIIDVREVDEVAAGKIPGAINIPLGLLEFRMHELDKNKEYILVCRSGGRSGRAAQLLESHGYHVINMIGGMLEWEGPVE from the coding sequence ATGAAACAATTAACGGCAAAAGAAGTAGAAAAACTTCTTCAAGAAGGAAAACAGCTGAACATTATCGATGTTCGTGAAGTGGATGAAGTGGCGGCCGGGAAAATCCCTGGTGCGATCAATATTCCGTTGGGATTGCTCGAATTTCGCATGCATGAGCTGGATAAAAACAAGGAATATATCCTTGTTTGCCGTTCGGGAGGAAGAAGCGGGCGCGCAGCACAGCTGTTGGAAAGCCATGGATATCATGTGATCAATATGATCGGCGGCATGCTGGAATGGGAAGGACCTGTGGAATAA